Below is a genomic region from Streptomyces ferrugineus.
CGTCCGTCTGCCCACACCGGCTCCGGTCCGAGCCGGCTCCGGGAAGATCGTGACAGTGATCGGCGGGCCTGGCGACAGGGCCTCAGACCGCGAACTCCCGGATCACGGTGTTCCGGAACACCGCCGGGCCGTCGATCGTGAACAGGGCGAGCCCGGTGTCGATCAGGTACGGGAAGACCTCCGAGGAGTGCACGTACCGTCCGTCGTCCACGAACATCTCGACGGATGTGCGGTCGACCAGGATGCGCAGCCGCACCCTGCGGGTTGACGGGTCGAAGGGGCTGTGGCTCTCCTGCCACCTGCCGGAGGCGTCCGGGTTCACGGTGGGGCGGCGGTTGAGGAAGGCGTAGTCCCGGTAGACCCCGGCGTCGACGTGACGGCTGCCGTCGGGAGAGCGACGCAACTGGACTCCGGCGCCGGTGAGTTGGTCCCAGGTGATCTCGCAGGTCACCTCGTACGCCGTGCCCCGGTAGTCGAGCACCCGGGTGCCGGAGACCTCCAGGTCGCCCAGGTTCACGGTGCGCGAGACATGGGCATCCAAGCCCGCGACCGGCTGTGAGGCCAGGTAGTACGTTCCGGAGGAGGCCCGCTTCAGGGTGAGCTGACGGACGATCGAGTCCGTGCCGTTGAAGCCGTCGCAGTCGATCGTGGGCGTGATGTTGGCGTAGTCCCAGTTGTTCAGCCAGCCCATGGCGTAGCGGACGGACGGGTCCACCGAGCCGTCGCTCCGGTGCCGGTCGAAGGTGACGGCCGCGTACCAGTCCCAGCCGTGGTCGAGCCACTGCGGGTCGGTGGCGTCGGCGGTGAAGGCCGTACCGTCGAAGGAGCCCGTCCAGTAGGCGTAGGTGTTCGGCCGCCCCGAGCCCTTGCCGTTGGCGCTCACGCCGAGCACCCACTTCGCGGTGCCGTCGTCGGCGGTGACGCGGAACAGGTCCGGGCACTCCAGGACGCCGATGCCGCCGTGGACGAAGCCTCCGGCGTACGTCCAGGACTTCAGGTCGTCCGAGTGGTAGAAGCCCACCTTGTCGTTCTCGGCCAGTGCCATCACCCACCGGCCGCGCTCCTCGTCCCGGATCACCTTGGGATCGCGGAAGTCGCGCACACCGGGGTTGGGCAGGACGGGATCGGTCCCGTGGTTCGTGAACGTCCGGCCGCCGTCGGTCGAGTAGTACAGGTACTGCGCCTGCGTGACCTCGTCCGGCGCCATGGTGGCGATGACGATCACCGCCCCCGCGCCGAAGCCCGCGGTGTCGTCCGTGTCGATCACCGCCGACCCGGACCAGACGTCGCCGTTGACCGTCGTGTCCTTCGGCACAGCTGTCCCTCGGTCCTGGAAGGAGACCAGATCGGTGCTGGTGGCGAGGCGCCACGCGGTGCCCGTGGTGGTTCCGCCGGCGAGATAGTCCGGGTTGTACAGGTAGTAGTAGCGATACTCCCCGTCGATCCAGACCGGGCGCTGCGGGTCGTTCTTCCACTGGTCGGGCACCGTGAAGTGGTACTCGGCGCGATAGCTCGCGCAGGTGGCGGCCGGTTTCCCAGGTTTCGCGGCGGCCGGAGACGCGGTCGGCAACAGCGTGGCCGAGGCCCCGGCCGCTGAACCGGCGAGCAGCGATCTCCTGGACATCATGCGCATCACACATCATTCCCATCGTCGGGACGGCGGCTCGTGTGGACCAGGACTCTGCGACCTAACTCGTTAAAGGTCAAGTGGTTCACGACTATTGACAGGGCCGACAGGCACTTCTCATCATCTGGGGCATCACTGGTCGACTAACACGAGTTAGGCCCTTCCATGACCGACTCGCACCCCACCCGCCGCACGCTGCTGCGGTACGGCGCCTACGGCGCGGGAGCCGCCGCGCTCGCCGGTACCGCCGCGAGCTGGGACCGGCTGACCGGAGCCGACATCCCCGGCCGGAACGACGGCTCGCTCGTCGTCGCCACGCTCGGCCCCGCATACGGACCGGAGGCGATCCGCACGCTCACCGACGGCTTCAAGAAGGTCCACCCCGACATCAAGCTACGGATCAACGCCGTGCAGGCCGTCGACTGGTCCGACTTCTTCGCGAAGATCCTCACCCAGATCGCGGCGGGCACGGCGCCGGATCTGGTGTACGTCGCCACCGAGGGCGTC
It encodes:
- a CDS encoding glycoside hydrolase family 32 protein is translated as MRMMSRRSLLAGSAAGASATLLPTASPAAAKPGKPAATCASYRAEYHFTVPDQWKNDPQRPVWIDGEYRYYYLYNPDYLAGGTTTGTAWRLATSTDLVSFQDRGTAVPKDTTVNGDVWSGSAVIDTDDTAGFGAGAVIVIATMAPDEVTQAQYLYYSTDGGRTFTNHGTDPVLPNPGVRDFRDPKVIRDEERGRWVMALAENDKVGFYHSDDLKSWTYAGGFVHGGIGVLECPDLFRVTADDGTAKWVLGVSANGKGSGRPNTYAYWTGSFDGTAFTADATDPQWLDHGWDWYAAVTFDRHRSDGSVDPSVRYAMGWLNNWDYANITPTIDCDGFNGTDSIVRQLTLKRASSGTYYLASQPVAGLDAHVSRTVNLGDLEVSGTRVLDYRGTAYEVTCEITWDQLTGAGVQLRRSPDGSRHVDAGVYRDYAFLNRRPTVNPDASGRWQESHSPFDPSTRRVRLRILVDRTSVEMFVDDGRYVHSSEVFPYLIDTGLALFTIDGPAVFRNTVIREFAV